In Nocardioides sp. WS12, the DNA window CGCCGTTTGATCCGGGCGTCGTCGCACTCGATGCAGATCGCGACACCGTCGTTCATGGTGACCGCGAGCGGCTGGGCACCGCCCATGCCGCCGAGGCCGGCGGTCAGCGTGATCGTGCCGGCCAGCGTGCCGCCGTACTTCTTGTCGGCCACTGCAGCGAAGGTCTCGAACGTGCCCTGCAGGATGCCTTGCGTGCCGATGTAGATCCAGGACCCGGCGGTCATCTGGCCGTACATGGTCAGGCCGAGGTCCTCGAGCCGCCGGAACTCCTCCCAGTTGGCCCAGTCGCCCACCAGGTTGGAGTTCGCGATCAGCACGCGCGGGGCCCACTCGTGCGTGCGCATCACGCCGACCGGCTTGCCGCTCTGCACGAGCATCGTCTCGTCATCCTCGAGGTCACGCAGGGTGCGGACGAGGGCGTCGTACGCCTCCCAGTTGCGGGCGGCCTTACCCGTCCCGCCGTAGACGACGAGGTCCTCGGGGCGTTCGGCGTTCGCGGGATCGAGGTTGTTCATCAGCATCCGCAGCGGCGCCTCGGTCTGCCACGACTTCGCGGTCAGCTCGGTGCCGGTGGCGGCGTGGATGGGCAGGCGGGGGTTGGTCATGCGAGTTCTCCGATCACGTCGGCGACGGCCGCAGTCACCTTGCGGCCGAGGACGAGTTGGTAGGCGGATTCGATCTCGGGGGCGAGGAAGCGGTCCGTGCCCGGGCCGCGGACGCCGTGGTCACGGAACAGGGAGACGACGGCGCCCGTGGCCGGGCTGGGCTCGAGCGGTGCGCGCAGGTTGAGCGCCCGTGCGGCGGTCATCAACTCGACCGCCAGGACGCGGGTGAGGCCATCGACCGACCGGCGCAGCTTGCGGGCGGACGACCAACCCATCGAGACGTGGTCCTCCTGCATGGCACTCGACGGAATCGAGTCGACCGACGCCGGGGCGGCCAGTCGCTTGAGCTCGGAGACGATCGCGGCCTGGGTGTACTGCGCGATCATCAGTCCGGAGTCGACGCCCGGGTCGTCCGCCAGGAACGGCGGCAGCCCGTGGCTGCGGTTCTTGTCCAGGAACCGGTCGGTACGACGTTCCGCGATCGAGGCGACGTCGGCGGCGACGATCGCGAGGAAGTCGAGGACATAGGCGACGGGTGCGCCGTGGAAGTTGCCGTTGCTCTCGACGCGTCCGTCGAGCACGACGGGGTTGTCGATCGCGGACGCGAGCTCCCGCGAAGCGACGGTGGCGGCGTGGTCGACGGTGTCACGAGCGGCGCCGTGGACCTGCGGCGAGCAGCGCAGCGAGTAGGCGTCCTGGACGCGGTTGCAGTCCGGTCCGCGGTGCGAGGCGACAACGCCCGAGTCCTTCAGGAGAGCGGTGAGGTTGGCAGCGGAGAGCGCCTGGCCGGGGTGCGGCCGGATCGCCTGGAGTTCAGGGGCGAAGACGCGGTCGGTGCCGAGCTGGCCCTCGACGGACATGGCCGCAGAGACGTCGGCGACGCGGAGCAGGTCGGTGAGGTCGTCGATGGCGAGCACCAGCATGCCGAGCATGCCGTCGGTGCCGTTGATCAGCGCGAGGCCTTCCTTCTCCTGCAGGGCGACCGGGGTGAGGCCCGCGGCTGCCAGCGCTGTGGCTGCGTCGGTGAGATCACCCTCGGCGTTGCGCACCGGGCCTTCGCCCATCAGGGCCAGCGCACAGTGCGCGAGCGGCGCCAGGTCGCCGGAACAGCCGAGCGATCCGTACTCGTGGACCACGGGCGTGATGCCGTGCGTGAGGAGCCCGGCGAGCAGCTCGGCGGTCTCTCGTCGTACACCGGTGCGGC includes these proteins:
- the hutH gene encoding histidine ammonia-lyase — encoded protein: MQTVTVGTGAVSFEDVVAVARHGAAVALSEESVAAIDRARAVIVDLAASPTPSYGVSTGFGALATRHIAPELRAQLQRSLVRSHAAGSGPEVEREVVRALMLLRLSTLATGRTGVRRETAELLAGLLTHGITPVVHEYGSLGCSGDLAPLAHCALALMGEGPVRNAEGDLTDAATALAAAGLTPVALQEKEGLALINGTDGMLGMLVLAIDDLTDLLRVADVSAAMSVEGQLGTDRVFAPELQAIRPHPGQALSAANLTALLKDSGVVASHRGPDCNRVQDAYSLRCSPQVHGAARDTVDHAATVASRELASAIDNPVVLDGRVESNGNFHGAPVAYVLDFLAIVAADVASIAERRTDRFLDKNRSHGLPPFLADDPGVDSGLMIAQYTQAAIVSELKRLAAPASVDSIPSSAMQEDHVSMGWSSARKLRRSVDGLTRVLAVELMTAARALNLRAPLEPSPATGAVVSLFRDHGVRGPGTDRFLAPEIESAYQLVLGRKVTAAVADVIGELA